In the uncultured Methanobacterium sp. genome, one interval contains:
- a CDS encoding histidine kinase dimerization/phosphoacceptor domain -containing protein, with protein MNFISDSGELPFISGGLWESIFNSIEVPIMILDKEHKIVRINESMIDTAAIKGNVIGKKCYNIIHGTSTPPEFCPHSKTIQNNEEYTEEVEFPDFWLLVSTSPIYDFDGNLIGSGHIAQDITKQKEAEKKIQDLLEIKELLMKETHHRVKNNLVTISSLLFLQAMNIKDKDAKEALLDSQNRARSMAIIHQKLYSYADFEKVDLNLYFRQLIDEVIKSYSASEIRYFLDVDNISFNVDTALILGLIVNELVSNSLKYAFPEDKKGIIRVNLHKINDEYVLNVSDNGKSNLENINLENPDSFGLTIVNLLVTQLNGQFSVKRDEGTIFTINFE; from the coding sequence ATGAATTTTATATCAGATTCTGGGGAGTTGCCTTTTATATCCGGGGGATTATGGGAGTCCATATTTAATTCAATTGAAGTTCCTATAATGATTCTAGATAAAGAGCATAAAATTGTTCGTATAAACGAAAGTATGATAGATACAGCAGCCATTAAAGGTAATGTTATTGGAAAAAAATGTTATAACATAATACATGGAACATCCACACCTCCGGAATTCTGCCCACATTCTAAAACCATTCAAAATAATGAAGAGTATACGGAAGAAGTAGAATTTCCGGATTTCTGGCTTTTAGTTTCTACTAGCCCTATATATGACTTTGACGGAAATCTTATTGGAAGTGGTCATATTGCTCAAGATATTACCAAACAAAAAGAAGCTGAAAAAAAGATTCAAGATTTACTGGAAATAAAAGAGTTATTAATGAAAGAAACGCATCACAGAGTAAAAAACAACTTAGTTACCATATCTAGTCTTTTATTCCTTCAGGCAATGAATATAAAAGACAAAGATGCTAAAGAAGCTTTATTGGACTCACAAAATCGTGCCCGGTCCATGGCGATCATTCATCAGAAACTATATAGTTATGCTGATTTTGAAAAAGTAGACTTAAATCTTTATTTCAGACAACTGATAGATGAAGTCATAAAATCATATTCTGCAAGTGAAATTCGTTATTTTTTGGATGTTGATAATATTTCATTCAATGTCGATACAGCACTGATTTTAGGATTAATAGTAAATGAATTAGTATCCAACTCTTTAAAATATGCATTTCCAGAGGATAAAAAAGGAATCATACGCGTAAACTTGCATAAAATCAATGATGAATATGTTTTAAATGTTTCGGATAATGGAAAATCTAACTTGGAAAACATAAACTTGGAAAATCCTGATTCATTCGGATTAACCATTGTAAATCTACTTGTAACACAATTAAATGGTCAGTTTTCTGTCAAACGGGATGAAGGAACTATTTTCACAATAAACTTTGAGTAG
- a CDS encoding Ig-like domain-containing protein has translation MTFLILGIISASSATDMTGTWSGSGTAYNATAGPIKVNVTETTSGAATVSSTPTGTTNTNTGFFSNASAANHASFETVLNYGTSNDANNGTITFTFSRPVDNPILHIDRIGGVSSGGYSSSVQLTLTNPGLTITKLAGPNHFEVTSTTIQRTPNVRTTGSEASMDTSQGTAAGSVQIIGTNITSVTFFWKNVGADSGGDGLEFLWELSAPIDLAITQTANQTAVAGQGLTYTITVTNNGNSTILPTDTFTVRDTLPSAFTASSFTPSVGSYNSVTGAWTGVTLAEGQSITLTIVGTVSPTATGSLTNNVNVTVPTIITDPVSANNNATLTTPINRIADLAITKTDSPDPVVAGKTLTYTITVTNNGPSTILSSDTFTVKDSLPSGCTASSFTPSVGSYNSATGAWTGVTLASGQSVTLTITGIVGSNVTGNLTNTANVTTPAGVTDGNNTNDQTPPIITTVDGLPVANNDSKTTPEDTPLNGSLPFSDPDGPATVFNFTVNGTTASAGSTVNIPGVGSITINTDGTYTFTPAANYNGPVPVINYTIQDGTGNNASATLTITVSPVNDGPVGVGDAKTTPEDTPVSGSVSGSDVDGDLLTYSKATDPAHGTVVVNGDGSYTYTPDANYNGLDSFTVTVSDGNGGSDIVTVDLTVSPVNDAPVGVGDAKTTPEDTPVSGSVSGSDVDGDLLTYSKATDPAHGTVVVNGDGSYTYTPDANYNGLDSFTVTVSDGNGGSDIVTVDLTVSPVNDGPVGVGDAKTTPEDTLVSGSVSGSDVDGDLLTYSKATDPAHGTVVVNGDGSYTYTPDANYNGLDSFTVTVSDGNGGSDIVTVDLTVSPVNDAPVGVGDAKTTPEDTLVSGSVSGSDVDGDLLMYSKATDPAHGTVVVNGDGSYTYTPDANYNGLDSFTVTVSDGNGGSDIVTVDLTVSPVNDGPVGVGDAKTTPEDTLVSGSVSGSDVDGDLLTYSKATDPAHGTVVVNGDGSYTYTPDANYNGLDSFTVTVSDGNGGSDIVTVDLTVSPVNDGPVGVGDAKTTPEDTLVSGSVSGSDVDGDLLMYSKATDPAHGTVVVNGDGSYTYTPDANYNGLDSFTVTVSDGNGGSDIVTVDLTVSPVNDGPVGVGDAKTTPEDTPVSGSVSGSDVDGDLLTYSKATDPAHGTVVVNGDGSYTYTPDANYNGLDSFTVTVSDGNGGSDIVTVDLTVSPVNDAPVGVGDAKTTPEDTLVSGSVSGSDVDGDLLTYSKATDPAHGTVVVNGDGSYTYTPDANYNGLDSFTVTVSDGNGGSDIVTVDLTVSPVNDAPVGVGDAKTTPEDTLVSGSVSGSDVDGDLLTYSKATDPAHGTVVVNGDGSYTYTPDANYNGLDSFTVTVSDGNGGSDIVTVDLTVSPVNDGPVGVGDAKTTPEDTLVSGSVSGSDVDGDLLTYSKATDPAHGTVVVNGDGSYTYTPDANYNGLDSFTVTVSDGNGGSDIVTVDLTVSPVNDAPVGVGDAKTTPEDTLVSGSVSGSDVDGDLLMYSKATDPAHGTVVVNGDGSYTYTPDANYNGLDSFTVTVSDGNGGSDIVTVDLTVSPVNDGPVGVGDAKTTPEDTLVSGSVSGSDVDGDLLTYSKATDPAHGTVVVNGDGSYTYTPDANYNGLDSFTVTVSDGNGGSDIVTVDLTVSPVNDGPVGVGDAKTTPEDTLVSGSVSGSDVDGDLLMYSKATDPAHGTVVVNGDGSYTYTPDANYNGLDSFTVTVSDGNGGSDIVTVDLTVSPVNDGPVGVGDAKTTPEDTLVSGSVSGSDVDGDLLTYSKATDPAHGTVVVNGDGSYTYTPDANYNGLDSFTVTVSDGNGGSDIVTVDLTVSPVNDGPVGVGDAKTTPEDTPVSGSVSGSDVDGDLLTYSKATDPAHGTVVVNGDGSYTYTPDANYNGLDSFTVTVSDGNGGSDIVTVDLTVSPVNDGPVGVGDAKTTPEDTLVSGNVGGSDVDGDLLMYSKATDPAHGTVVVNGDGSYTYTPDANYNGLDSFTVTVSDGNGGSDIVTVDLTVSPVNDAPVAGNDHASTPENTPVTIHVLDNDADVEHDPLTVIAVTQPSDCTAVINEDGTVTYTPDPGFYGIDSFTYTIRDGHGGTSTATVYINVTQQIADLSLTKEVDKNKASIGDIVHFTIVVQNHGPNTALSTKVTEFMPSGLQFVSYVASIGTYDPETGIWTIGDLPNGTVATLTITSTVKGSGSLVNRASVTSLWYDPILDDNTANATIEVSEPPVIPANVSANTIPMQSTGMPLLWMVLAILMVLGGIATGKKK, from the coding sequence ATGACCTTTCTAATCCTCGGCATAATAAGCGCATCAAGTGCAACTGACATGACAGGTACCTGGAGTGGTTCAGGCACTGCGTATAATGCCACAGCAGGTCCAATTAAAGTTAATGTAACAGAAACTACTTCGGGTGCTGCCACTGTTAGTTCAACACCAACTGGCACTACTAACACTAACACTGGATTTTTCAGCAATGCTTCAGCGGCAAATCACGCTTCATTTGAAACTGTATTAAATTATGGAACTTCAAATGACGCAAATAATGGAACTATAACCTTTACATTCAGCCGACCCGTAGACAATCCTATTTTACATATTGACAGAATTGGGGGAGTATCAAGTGGAGGGTATTCCTCTTCAGTTCAATTAACACTAACAAATCCTGGTTTAACCATAACTAAGTTGGCAGGCCCTAATCATTTTGAAGTAACTTCAACGACTATTCAAAGGACGCCTAATGTGCGTACTACTGGTTCGGAAGCTTCAATGGATACATCACAGGGAACTGCAGCGGGTTCTGTTCAAATTATTGGAACTAATATAACCAGCGTCACGTTTTTTTGGAAAAATGTGGGAGCTGATTCCGGTGGAGACGGATTGGAGTTTCTTTGGGAGCTCAGTGCTCCAATAGATTTAGCAATAACTCAAACTGCAAATCAGACTGCTGTGGCGGGTCAAGGATTGACATACACAATTACAGTAACTAACAACGGAAATTCAACAATACTACCAACTGACACTTTTACCGTACGTGATACTCTTCCTAGCGCCTTCACTGCTTCCAGTTTCACTCCTAGTGTTGGTAGTTATAATAGTGTTACTGGTGCTTGGACTGGTGTGACTCTGGCTGAAGGACAAAGCATTACTTTAACGATTGTGGGAACAGTTAGTCCTACTGCAACCGGTTCTTTAACCAACAATGTTAACGTAACCGTCCCTACAATTATAACAGACCCAGTTTCTGCAAACAACAACGCAACTTTAACTACTCCAATAAATCGAATAGCCGATCTAGCTATTACTAAGACTGATAGTCCGGATCCTGTTGTGGCTGGTAAGACATTGACATACACAATTACTGTAACTAACAATGGTCCTTCTACAATACTATCAAGTGACACATTTACAGTAAAAGATTCATTACCATCTGGGTGCACTGCTTCCAGTTTCACTCCTAGTGTTGGTAGTTATAATAGTGCTACTGGTGCTTGGACTGGTGTGACTCTGGCTAGTGGACAAAGTGTAACTTTGACTATAACTGGTATAGTTGGCTCAAATGTTACTGGTAATCTGACTAACACGGCTAATGTGACTACACCAGCAGGTGTGACTGACGGTAATAACACCAACGATCAAACACCACCAATCATAACTACAGTTGATGGACTTCCTGTGGCAAATAACGACAGTAAAACAACCCCTGAAGATACTCCATTAAACGGCAGTTTACCTTTCTCAGATCCTGATGGACCTGCAACAGTGTTTAACTTCACTGTAAATGGAACAACCGCTTCAGCAGGTAGTACTGTAAACATTCCAGGTGTGGGGAGCATTACAATAAATACAGATGGTACATACACGTTTACTCCAGCTGCTAACTATAATGGCCCAGTTCCTGTAATTAATTACACAATACAGGATGGAACAGGGAATAATGCTAGTGCTACTCTGACAATCACGGTTTCTCCGGTTAATGATGGTCCTGTGGGTGTTGGTGATGCTAAGACTACTCCTGAGGATACTCCGGTTTCTGGTAGTGTTTCAGGTAGTGATGTTGATGGTGATCTGTTGACTTATAGTAAGGCTACTGACCCTGCTCATGGAACTGTGGTTGTTAACGGTGATGGAAGTTACACGTACACTCCTGATGCTAACTATAACGGTTTGGATTCGTTTACTGTGACTGTTAGTGATGGGAATGGTGGATCTGACATTGTGACTGTGGATTTGACGGTTTCTCCGGTTAATGATGCTCCTGTGGGTGTTGGTGATGCTAAGACTACTCCTGAGGATACTCCGGTTTCTGGTAGTGTTTCAGGTAGTGATGTTGATGGTGATCTGTTGACTTATAGTAAGGCTACTGACCCTGCTCATGGAACTGTGGTTGTTAACGGTGATGGAAGTTACACGTACACTCCTGATGCTAACTATAACGGTTTGGATTCGTTTACTGTGACTGTTAGTGATGGGAATGGTGGATCTGACATTGTGACTGTGGATTTGACGGTTTCTCCGGTTAATGATGGTCCTGTGGGTGTTGGTGATGCTAAGACTACTCCTGAGGATACTTTGGTATCTGGTAGTGTTTCAGGTAGTGATGTTGATGGTGATCTGTTGACTTATAGTAAGGCTACTGACCCTGCTCATGGAACTGTGGTTGTTAACGGTGATGGAAGTTACACGTACACTCCTGATGCTAACTATAACGGTTTGGATTCGTTTACTGTGACTGTTAGTGATGGGAATGGTGGATCTGACATTGTGACTGTGGATTTGACGGTTTCTCCGGTTAATGATGCTCCTGTGGGTGTTGGTGATGCTAAGACTACTCCTGAGGATACTTTGGTATCTGGTAGTGTTTCAGGTAGTGATGTTGATGGTGATCTGTTGATGTATAGTAAGGCTACTGACCCTGCTCATGGAACTGTGGTTGTTAACGGTGATGGAAGTTACACGTACACTCCTGATGCTAACTATAACGGTTTGGATTCGTTTACTGTGACTGTTAGTGATGGGAATGGTGGATCTGACATTGTGACTGTGGATTTGACGGTTTCTCCGGTTAATGATGGTCCTGTGGGTGTTGGTGATGCTAAGACTACTCCTGAGGATACTTTGGTATCTGGTAGTGTTTCAGGTAGTGATGTTGATGGTGATCTGTTGACTTATAGTAAGGCTACTGACCCTGCTCATGGAACTGTGGTTGTTAACGGTGATGGAAGTTACACGTACACTCCTGATGCTAACTATAACGGTTTGGATTCGTTTACTGTGACTGTTAGTGATGGGAATGGTGGATCTGACATTGTGACTGTGGATTTGACGGTTTCTCCGGTTAATGATGGTCCTGTGGGTGTTGGTGATGCTAAGACTACTCCTGAGGATACTTTGGTATCTGGTAGTGTTTCAGGTAGTGATGTTGATGGTGATCTGTTGATGTATAGTAAGGCTACTGACCCTGCTCATGGAACTGTGGTTGTTAACGGTGATGGAAGTTACACGTACACTCCTGATGCTAACTATAACGGTTTGGATTCGTTTACTGTGACTGTTAGTGATGGGAATGGTGGATCTGACATTGTGACTGTGGATTTGACGGTTTCTCCGGTTAATGATGGTCCTGTGGGTGTTGGTGATGCTAAGACTACTCCTGAGGATACTCCGGTTTCTGGTAGTGTTTCAGGTAGTGATGTTGATGGTGATCTGTTGACGTATAGTAAGGCTACTGACCCTGCTCATGGAACTGTGGTTGTTAACGGTGATGGAAGTTACACGTACACTCCTGATGCTAACTATAACGGTTTGGATTCGTTTACTGTGACTGTTAGTGATGGGAATGGTGGATCTGACATTGTGACTGTGGATTTGACGGTTTCTCCGGTTAATGATGCTCCTGTGGGTGTTGGTGATGCTAAGACTACTCCTGAGGATACTCTGGTATCTGGTAGTGTTTCAGGTAGTGATGTTGATGGTGATCTGTTGACTTATAGTAAGGCTACTGACCCTGCTCATGGAACTGTGGTTGTTAACGGTGATGGAAGTTACACGTACACTCCTGATGCTAACTATAACGGTTTGGATTCGTTTACTGTGACTGTTAGTGATGGGAATGGTGGATCTGACATTGTGACTGTGGATTTGACGGTTTCTCCGGTTAATGATGCTCCTGTGGGTGTTGGTGATGCTAAGACTACTCCTGAGGATACTTTGGTATCTGGTAGTGTTTCAGGTAGTGATGTTGATGGTGATCTGTTGACTTATAGTAAGGCTACTGACCCTGCTCATGGAACTGTGGTTGTTAACGGTGATGGAAGTTACACGTACACTCCTGATGCTAACTATAACGGTTTGGATTCGTTTACTGTGACTGTTAGTGATGGGAATGGTGGATCTGACATTGTGACTGTGGATTTGACGGTTTCTCCGGTTAATGATGGTCCTGTGGGTGTTGGTGATGCTAAGACTACTCCTGAGGATACTTTGGTATCTGGTAGTGTTTCAGGTAGTGATGTTGATGGTGATCTGTTGACTTATAGTAAGGCTACTGACCCTGCTCATGGAACTGTGGTTGTTAACGGTGATGGAAGTTACACGTACACTCCTGATGCTAACTATAACGGTTTGGATTCGTTTACTGTGACTGTTAGTGATGGGAATGGTGGATCTGACATTGTGACTGTGGATTTGACGGTTTCTCCGGTTAATGATGCTCCTGTGGGTGTTGGTGATGCTAAGACTACTCCTGAGGATACTTTGGTATCTGGTAGTGTTTCAGGTAGTGATGTTGATGGTGATCTGTTGATGTATAGTAAGGCTACTGACCCTGCTCATGGAACTGTGGTTGTTAACGGTGATGGAAGTTACACGTACACTCCTGATGCTAACTATAACGGTTTGGATTCGTTTACTGTGACTGTTAGTGATGGGAATGGTGGATCTGACATTGTGACTGTGGATTTGACGGTTTCTCCGGTTAATGATGGTCCTGTGGGTGTTGGTGATGCTAAGACTACTCCTGAGGATACTTTGGTATCTGGTAGTGTTTCAGGTAGTGATGTTGATGGTGATCTGTTGACTTATAGTAAGGCTACTGACCCTGCTCATGGAACTGTGGTTGTTAACGGTGATGGAAGTTACACGTACACTCCTGATGCTAACTATAACGGTTTGGATTCGTTTACTGTGACTGTTAGTGATGGGAATGGTGGATCTGACATTGTGACTGTGGATTTGACGGTTTCTCCGGTTAATGATGGTCCTGTGGGTGTTGGTGATGCTAAGACTACTCCTGAGGATACTTTGGTATCTGGTAGTGTTTCAGGTAGTGATGTTGATGGTGATCTGTTGATGTATAGTAAGGCTACTGACCCTGCTCATGGAACTGTGGTTGTTAACGGTGATGGAAGTTACACGTACACTCCTGATGCTAACTATAACGGTTTGGATTCGTTTACTGTGACTGTTAGTGATGGGAATGGTGGATCTGACATTGTGACTGTGGATTTGACGGTTTCTCCGGTTAATGATGGTCCTGTGGGTGTTGGTGATGCTAAGACTACTCCTGAGGATACTTTGGTATCTGGTAGTGTTTCAGGTAGTGATGTTGATGGTGATCTGTTGACTTATAGTAAGGCTACTGACCCTGCTCATGGAACTGTGGTTGTTAACGGTGATGGAAGTTACACGTACACTCCTGATGCTAACTATAACGGTTTGGATTCGTTTACTGTGACTGTTAGTGATGGGAATGGTGGATCTGACATTGTGACTGTGGATTTGACGGTTTCTCCGGTTAATGATGGTCCTGTGGGTGTTGGTGATGCTAAGACTACTCCTGAGGATACTCCGGTTTCTGGTAGTGTTTCAGGTAGTGATGTTGATGGTGATCTGTTGACTTATAGTAAGGCTACTGACCCTGCTCATGGAACTGTGGTTGTTAACGGTGATGGAAGTTACACGTACACTCCTGATGCTAACTATAACGGTTTGGATTCGTTTACTGTGACTGTTAGTGATGGGAATGGTGGATCTGACATTGTGACTGTGGATTTGACGGTTTCTCCGGTTAATGATGGTCCTGTGGGTGTTGGTGATGCTAAGACTACTCCTGAGGATACTTTGGTATCTGGTAATGTGGGTGGTTCTGATGTTGATGGTGATCTGTTGATGTATAGTAAGGCTACTGACCCTGCTCATGGAACTGTGGTTGTTAACGGTGATGGAAGTTACACGTACACTCCTGATGCTAACTATAACGGTTTGGATTCGTTTACTGTGACTGTTAGTGATGGGAATGGTGGATCTGACATTGTGACTGTGGATTTGACGGTTTCTCCGGTTAATGATGCTCCTGTGGCTGGCAATGATCATGCTTCAACTCCTGAAAATACTCCAGTGACAATACATGTTCTGGATAATGATGCGGACGTTGAACACGATCCATTGACTGTCATTGCAGTAACTCAGCCTTCAGATTGCACTGCGGTAATTAACGAGGATGGTACTGTAACTTACACTCCGGATCCTGGTTTCTACGGAATTGATAGTTTTACTTACACTATCCGTGATGGTCATGGAGGTACAAGCACTGCTACTGTATACATAAACGTAACACAGCAGATCGCTGATCTCTCATTAACCAAGGAAGTGGATAAAAACAAAGCTTCAATTGGAGACATAGTGCACTTCACTATTGTCGTGCAAAACCATGGACCAAATACAGCACTTAGCACTAAAGTAACTGAATTCATGCCTTCTGGGCTACAATTCGTTTCTTATGTGGCATCTATAGGAACATATGATCCTGAAACTGGAATCTGGACTATTGGTGATTTACCTAATGGTACAGTGGCTACTTTGACAATTACATCAACTGTCAAAGGTTCAGGATCTTTGGTTAATAGAGCAAGTGTAACTTCACTCTGGTATGATCCAATACTGGATGATAACACTGCTAATGCTACAATTGAAGTTTCAGAACCTCCAGTAATTCCTGCTAACGTCAGTGCAAATACAATACCTATGCAATCTACAGGTATGCCTCTCTTATGGATGGTATTAGCTATCCTAATGGTTTTAGGCGGTATAGCAACAGGGAAAAAGAAATAA
- a CDS encoding response regulator gives MPKRILVVEDEEILRVGTTLHLKSFGYEVVGNFRSGEDAIKHAQDLNPDLILMDIKLSGDIDGIETVKHIREKLDVPIIYLSMYSDRETIEKAKSTNPFRYMIKPFNEEELKFTIETAITSYQQEKLLELLKTHENVLNNIQGIVYRQYMECSEIKFFNDMLEQMTGFKLSELKKEDIHFLMPLILKEDIDTVITTLNKSIKSKKPFNVNYRIKNRKGVVRQFCEIGKPICGPNGEIIYIDGMIFDINSNSVKLSTC, from the coding sequence ATGCCTAAAAGAATTTTAGTAGTTGAAGATGAGGAGATTTTAAGGGTGGGGACTACTTTACATCTAAAATCTTTTGGATATGAAGTTGTAGGTAATTTTAGATCCGGTGAAGATGCCATTAAACATGCCCAAGATTTAAACCCTGATTTAATTTTAATGGACATTAAATTATCAGGAGATATTGATGGAATCGAAACTGTGAAGCATATTCGTGAAAAATTAGATGTGCCCATAATATATCTTTCTATGTATTCTGATAGGGAAACAATTGAAAAGGCAAAGTCTACAAATCCATTCAGGTATATGATCAAACCTTTCAATGAGGAAGAACTTAAATTCACCATTGAAACTGCTATCACATCATACCAACAGGAAAAACTATTGGAATTGCTTAAAACTCATGAAAATGTTTTGAATAACATTCAGGGAATTGTTTACAGACAATACATGGAATGTTCTGAAATAAAATTCTTCAATGACATGCTAGAACAAATGACGGGGTTTAAACTAAGTGAACTAAAAAAGGAGGATATACATTTTTTAATGCCCCTAATTTTAAAAGAAGATATTGATACTGTAATAACCACTTTAAATAAGTCTATCAAATCAAAAAAACCATTTAATGTAAATTATAGAATCAAAAATAGGAAGGGAGTAGTTAGGCAGTTTTGTGAAATAGGAAAACCAATATGTGGACCTAATGGGGAAATTATTTATATTGACGGGATGATTTTTGATATTAACAGCAATAGTGTTAAATTAAGTACTTGTTAA
- a CDS encoding histidine kinase N-terminal 7TM domain-containing protein, translating into MNFEYSFYGIIPLLSSFIVLILAINCYRKLSSRLHLIFLFLATSVFFWCFGSAMVFFTNEIGMNIFWNKVSYIGAAFTPSLWLILVLEYKKKFKPRYIGFLMVLPVIIVMTAFTNEWHGLLWSNIVQIPNSSGLIMIYEHGPFFWITIFYSFIVSLIGILFLIRMFIDSIPTYRPQIFILMLSGLTPIIFSVIYVTRFIPAFGLDTTSFGVSISGILIAISIYQYSFLDITPIAHKLLFKSMINGYMVFDVEDKLIEVNPSADIIGIDNSQVGKHADEIFSKYDDLKTFYYGPKSESEFFLGNPLNHWIQTQNTPIYDEDNVFRGRLFIVQDVDKRKKLENQLEKSLDEKDLMMREIHHRVKNNMQVISSLLSLQSMYHDDVKTRDVLMESQNRVKSMAMVHEKLYQSENLLKIDLKEYIDQVILHLYASYGQDRNKLETSVQVESIQMDINTAVPVGLIINELLTNSLKYAFPQGRGKLSLKLKVVDDNYCLEIADNGVGLPSDFNINQTKTLGFQLVNRLVRQLKGSIELDIREGTKFRMKFPYKSNITDI; encoded by the coding sequence ATGAACTTTGAATATTCTTTTTATGGAATTATACCACTATTAAGTTCATTTATTGTTTTGATTTTAGCTATTAACTGTTACAGGAAACTTTCCTCCAGATTACATCTTATATTCCTTTTTCTAGCAACTTCTGTATTCTTTTGGTGTTTTGGATCAGCAATGGTATTTTTTACGAACGAAATAGGGATGAATATTTTCTGGAACAAAGTAAGTTACATTGGAGCTGCATTTACACCTTCTCTGTGGCTTATATTAGTATTAGAATATAAAAAAAAGTTTAAACCACGTTACATAGGATTTCTCATGGTTTTACCAGTGATCATCGTGATGACTGCATTTACCAATGAGTGGCATGGACTTCTCTGGTCAAATATCGTCCAAATTCCAAATTCCTCTGGATTAATTATGATCTACGAACATGGTCCATTTTTTTGGATTACCATATTTTACAGCTTTATTGTAAGCTTAATTGGAATTCTTTTTTTAATTCGCATGTTCATAGATTCCATACCCACATATCGTCCCCAAATTTTTATTTTAATGTTAAGTGGATTAACACCCATCATTTTTAGCGTCATTTATGTAACCCGTTTTATTCCAGCTTTCGGGTTAGATACTACTTCTTTTGGAGTTAGTATTTCAGGAATATTGATCGCCATAAGTATTTACCAGTACAGTTTTCTCGATATTACGCCTATAGCCCATAAACTCCTCTTTAAAAGTATGATAAATGGTTATATGGTTTTTGACGTAGAAGATAAGTTAATTGAGGTTAACCCATCCGCTGACATTATTGGAATAGATAATAGCCAGGTAGGTAAACATGCTGACGAAATATTCAGTAAATATGATGACTTAAAAACCTTTTATTATGGGCCAAAATCCGAATCCGAATTCTTTTTAGGAAATCCATTAAATCACTGGATCCAAACACAAAATACGCCAATTTATGATGAGGATAATGTATTTCGCGGGCGTTTATTCATAGTTCAGGATGTGGATAAACGTAAAAAACTTGAAAATCAATTAGAAAAATCATTAGATGAAAAAGATTTAATGATGAGGGAGATTCATCATCGCGTGAAGAACAACATGCAGGTGATATCCAGTTTGCTCAGTCTTCAGTCCATGTACCATGACGATGTAAAAACTAGAGATGTTCTCATGGAAAGTCAAAACAGGGTCAAGTCAATGGCAATGGTCCATGAAAAACTTTATCAAAGCGAAAACCTTTTGAAAATTGATTTGAAAGAATACATAGATCAAGTTATTTTACATCTTTATGCATCTTACGGACAAGATAGAAATAAACTAGAGACATCAGTACAAGTGGAATCCATACAAATGGACATCAACACTGCTGTACCAGTAGGGTTGATTATAAACGAACTTCTAACCAATTCCTTGAAGTATGCTTTCCCTCAAGGAAGGGGTAAATTAAGCTTAAAACTCAAGGTGGTTGACGATAATTATTGTTTAGAAATAGCTGATAATGGTGTTGGTTTACCATCTGATTTCAATATTAATCAAACCAAAACATTAGGGTTTCAACTGGTTAATAGATTGGTAAGACAGTTAAAAGGATCGATAGAACTAGATATACGTGAAGGAACAAAATTTCGCATGAAATTTCCATATAAAAGTAATATTACAGATATTTAA
- a CDS encoding response regulator, producing the protein MEKKILIVEDECITSFELETKIQNWGYSIVGIATAGSEAFEMTIELQPDLIIMDIRLNGVEDGVDVMEKIQNNTEIPFIYLTAHSSDSIMNRAHKTDPYAYIIKPFDDMELKFALELAFYKHDLEKKLKESDKKFRDVMDNLMTGIFIADIDGNMIFNNRFLDDIFSDGSLNNESKTNEKKEFQKNIKTKSFLETLTKEGYIQNQTFKIDQINNSRITMLLSAKLKDNRIYGVVTLQF; encoded by the coding sequence ATGGAGAAAAAAATCTTAATTGTGGAAGATGAGTGTATAACTTCCTTTGAATTGGAGACTAAGATCCAAAATTGGGGGTATTCAATAGTTGGAATCGCTACTGCAGGGTCCGAAGCATTTGAAATGACTATAGAACTACAACCCGACTTGATAATTATGGATATAAGACTCAATGGAGTTGAAGATGGCGTAGATGTGATGGAAAAAATTCAAAATAATACCGAAATTCCTTTTATTTATCTTACTGCACATTCATCAGATAGTATCATGAATCGGGCACATAAAACCGATCCTTATGCCTACATCATCAAACCTTTTGATGATATGGAGTTAAAGTTTGCCCTTGAACTTGCATTCTATAAACATGATTTGGAAAAGAAACTGAAGGAATCCGATAAAAAATTTAGGGATGTAATGGATAACTTGATGACCGGAATTTTCATTGCAGATATAGATGGGAATATGATATTTAATAATAGGTTCCTGGATGATATTTTTAGTGATGGTTCTTTGAATAATGAATCAAAAACTAATGAAAAAAAGGAATTCCAAAAAAACATCAAGACGAAAAGTTTCCTAGAAACATTAACAAAAGAGGGTTATATCCAAAATCAAACATTTAAAATAGATCAAATAAATAATAGCAGGATTACGATGCTGTTGAGTGCTAAATTAAAAGATAACCGGATTTATGGAGTTGTTACTTTACAGTTTTAG